TGGATCTACTAATGGCATTTCCTTTATTCGAGCTTGAACATCTTCACCCTTTTCAACAAAATAAATTGCTGGTGTTTCAACTTCTAAATTCTGTCTTGTTGGTTCGTTGATATACGGGAAAGATTTCGGAAGAATTTCATTAAAAATAAGTTTTCCTACCGTAGTAATCAGTAACTTATTATTTTGTTCTTCTGTCAACGTTTCATTTCCTAATGAACCAGCATGGACAGCAACACGAGTGTGCAGATGAACATAGCCATTTTGGTAAGCAATTAATGCCTCGTTAGTATCTTTAAAAATCATACCCTCTCCGACTGCGCCTTCTCTTTCAAGAGTTAAGTAGTAGTTACCTAGTACCATATCCTGAGAAGGTGTAACAACTGGCTTACCATCTTTAGGGTTCAAGATATTTTGGGCTGCAAGCATTAATAGTCTAGCTTCTGCTTGCGCTTCAGACGAAAGCGGAACGTGAACAGCCATTTGGTCACCATCGAAGTCCGCGTTGTATGCAGTACATACGAGCGGGTGAAGGCGAATTGCTCTTCCTTCTACAAGTGTAGGTTCAAATGCCTGAATCCCTAATCTGTGAAGTGTAGGGGCACGGTTTAGTAAAACAGGATGCTCACGAATAACATCTTCAAGCACATCCCATACTTCAGGAGATACTCTTTCAATCTTACGTTTTGCAGATTTGATATTATGGGCTAACCCTTTTTCTACTAATTCCTTCATAACGAATGGCTTAAATAACTCAAGAGCCATTTCCTTTGGAAGACCACATTGGTACATTTTTAAGTTTGGACCAACTACAATAACAGAACGACCAGAATAGTCAACACGTTTTCCGAGTAAGTTTTGACGGAAACGACCTTGCTTTCCTTTTAACATATGAGAAAGTGACTTTAACGGACGGTTACCTGGACCAGTTACTGGACGGCCGCGACGACCGTTATCAATTAGCGCGTCTACCGCTTCTTGAAGCATACGCTTTTCGTTTTGAACAATAATACTCGGTGCACCAAGATCCAACAAACGCTTTAGACGATTATTCCGGTTGATTACTCGTCGGTATAGATCGTTTAAATCAGATGTTGCAAATCTTCCACCATCCAACTGTACCATCGGACGAAGTTCTGGAGGGATGACAGGAAGAACATCAAGAATCATCCATGATGGCTCATTTCCAGAGTTACGGAATGCTTCCAACACTTCAAGTCGCTTAATCGCACGAGTACGACGCTGGCCTTGAGCTGATTTTAACTCTTCTTTTAATGCGTCAACCTCTTTATTTAAATCGATATCAGAAAGAAGCTTTTTAATCGCTTCAGCACCCATTGCAGCTTGGAATTTATTACCGTACTTTTCGCGGTATGCACGATATTCTTTTTCTGATAAAAGTTGTTTCTTATCAAGAGCTGTATCACCTGATTCCGTTACAACATATGAAGCAAAGTAAATAATTTCTTCTAATGCCCTAGGAGACATATCTAAAACTAGTCCCATCCGGCTAGGGATACCTTTAAAATACCAAATATGAGAAACAGGAGCTGCTAGCTCAATATGCCCCATACGTTCACGACGAACCTTTGCACGTGTTACTTCAACACCACATCGGTCACATACAACACCTTTGTAACGGACACGTTTATATTTACCGCAATGACATTCCCAGTCCTTTGTTGGACCAAAAATTCTTTCACAGAATAAACCATCCTTTTCAGGCTTCAATGTACGATAGTTAATGGTTTCTGGCTTCTTTACTTCTCCAAACGACCAAGAACGAATTTTATCTGGTGATGCCAGACCAATCTTCATATACTCAAAATTATTAACATCCAGCAAGGGGCCTACCTCCCTTTCTATCTAGACAATCATTAGCTGAAGCACACTTATGTGCTTCAGCTAAGTCTTATTCCTTTGAACCGACCTTTTCAGATTCAAATGCTGCTGTTTCCGGAACAATGTTTAATGTATCGACTTGTTGTAAGTCATCTTCATCTTCCGTATCGCGCATTTCAATTTCTTTTTCATCACCTGAAAGGATTTTTACATCCATACCAAGACTCTGAAGTTCTTTTATTAATACTTTGAATGATTCAGGAACACCTGGTTCAGGGACATTTTCGCCTTTTACAATCGCTTCATACGTTTTCACACGACCAACAACGTCATCTGATTTAACAGTCAGAATTTCTTGAAGTGTGTATGCAGCACCGTATGCTTCAAGCGCCCAAACCTCCATCTCACCAAAACGCTGACCGCCAAATTGCGCTTTACCGCCAAGTGGCTGCTGGGTTACAAGTGAGTAAGGTCCAGTCGAACGTGCATGTAATTTATCATCAACCATGTGTGCAAGTTTAATCATATACATAACGCCAACAGACACACGATTATCAAACGGTTCACCAGTACGACCATCATATAATACAGTTTTTGCATCATTAGCCATACCTGCTTCTTCAATTGTTCCCCAAACATCTTCCTCACGCGCACCATCAAATACTGGTGAAGCAACATGAATTCCAAGTGCTCTAGCAGCCATACCTAAGTGAAGCTCAAGTACCTGCCCGATGTTCATACGTGAAGGAACCCCTAAAGGATTTAACATAATATCAATTGGTGTACCATCCGGTAAATATGGCATATCTTCTTCTGGCAATATTCGGGATATAACCCCTTTATTACCATGACGACCAGCCATTTTATCTCCTTCATGAATCTTACGCTTCTGAACAATATAAACGCGAACTAGCTGATTCACTCCTGGTGGCAATTCATCGCCGTCTTCACGATTAAAGACCTTAACATCAAGAACAATACCGCCTCCGCCATGCGGAACTCTTAGTGAAGTATCTCGAACTTCTCGTGCTTTTTCACCAAAGATAGCGTGTAGTAATCTTTCTTCTGCAGTTAGTTCCGTAACTCCTTTTGGTGTTACTTTACCCACTAGCAAGTCACCGTCTTTTACTTCTGCACCAGTACGGATAATTCCGCGTTCATCCAAATTGCGAAGAGCATCTTCACCTACATTTGGAATATCACGTGTAATTTCTTCTGGTCCAAGCTTTGTATCACGAGACTCTGATTCATATTCTTCAATATGAATAGAAGTATAAACATCATCTTTTACAAGACGTTCGCTCATGATGATCGCATCTTCATAGTTATAACCATCCCAGTTAACAAAGCCGACTAAAACGTTACGCCCTAAAGCTAGTTCACCTAGTTCCATTGAAGGACCATCAGCAAGAATTTCACCTTTTGTTACATGGTTACCCACTGCAACAATTGGACGTTGGTTATAACAAGTTCCTTGGTTAGAACGGATGAATTTCAACATTTTATATTTATCAAGGTCACCTTTAACTTCTTGACCATCGACAGTATTAATACGACGCACCCAAACCTCACGTGCCTCAACATGCTCAACGATTCCTTCATGTTTACAGATAACGGCTGCTCCGGAGTCTTTACCAGAAACATATTCCATTCCTGTTCCAACTCTTGGTGCTTCCGGCTGCAAGAGCGGCACGGCTTGACGCTGCATGTTCGCTCCCATCAATGCACGGTTAGAGTCATCATTTTCTAAGAACGGAATACAAGCTGTCGCCGCAGAAACTACCTGTTTAGGAGATACATCCATATAGTCGATTCGGTCACGTTTTACAACTGTGTTTTCACCACGGAAACGAGCAACAACATCTTCATCGATGAAGGTACCGTCGTCACTAAGACGAGAATTTGCCTGTGCTACAACATAGTTATCCTCTTCATCGGCAGTTAAATAATCGATTCGGCCTGTAACCTTTCCAGTATCAGGATCAATTCGTCGATATGGAGTTTCAATGAAACCAAAACGATTTACCTTTGCAAATGATGAAAGTGAGTTAATTAAACCAATGTTTGGTCCCTCTGGCGTTTCAATCGGACACATACGGCCATAGTGGGAATAGTGAACGTCACGTACTTCAAATCCTGCTCGTTCACGTGTTAATCCACCAGGTCCTAATGCAGATAAACGACGCTTATGAGTTAATTCCGCAAGCGGATTCGTTTGATCCATGAATTGCGATAACTGGGAGCTTCCGAAGAACTCTTTTATTGACGCAATGACTGGACGAATATTGATTAACTGCTGTGGTGTGATGGTAGCAGTATCTTGAATCGACATTCTTTCACGAACCACACGTTCCATACGAGACAAACCAATACGGAATTGATTTTGCAGCAATTCACCAACAGAACGTAAACGTCTGTTACCTAAGTGGTCAATATCGTCTGTGTCGCCCACACCATGCAATAAGTTAAAGAAATAACTGATTGAAGCAATGATATCAGCAGGTGTAATATTTTTAATTGGCTCTGCTACATAGGCATTGCCTAAAACATTAATTACCTTTTCACCATCGTCATTTGGTGCATAGATTTTAATTCCTTGAAGAATGATTTCTTCCTCAACTACACCGCCAACAGGATTAAAGCCCTTGAAGTTAACATCCTTTTCGAGAGCAGGAATAATCCGATCAAGGTTTCTACGATCTAGAACCGTACCTTTTTCTGCAATAATTTCACCTGTCTCAGGATCAACAAGAGATTCAGCCAAACGCTGGTTAAATAAACGATTTTTAATATGAAGCTTTTTGTTAATCTTGTAACGACCAACATTTGCTAAATCATATCTTTTTGGATCAAAAAATCTTGATACCAATAAGCTCTTTGCATTATCTACAGTTGGAGGTTCACCTGGACGCAGACGCTCATAAATTTCGAGAAGCGCTTTTTCTACTCCCTCAGTGTTGTCCTTTTCAAGAGTATTTCGGATGTACTCATTGTCTCCAATCAATTCAATGATTTCTTGATCAGAGCCGAAGCCAAGTGCACGCAAAAGAACCGTAACGGGCAGTTTCCGAGTACGATCTATCCTGACATATACGACATCTTTGGCGTCTGTTTCATATTCCAGCCAAGCGCCGCGGTTCGGAATTACAGTAGCCGTAAATCCTTTTTTTCCGTTTTTATCAAGTTTTCCACTAAAGTATACGCTCGGTGAACGTACTAACTGAGAAACGATAACACGTTCGGCACCATTAATGACAAAGGTACCCGTTTCAGTCATAAGTGGAAAATCCCCCATAAAAACATCTTGATCTTTTACTTCGCCTGTTTCTTTGTTTACAAGACGTACTTTAACACGCAATGGTGCAGAATATGTAACGTCCCGCTCTTTCGATTCCGCAACAGAATACTTAGGTTCGCCAAGGCTGTAATCAATAAATTCTAGTGATAGGTTACCAGTAAAGTCTTCAATCGGTGAAATATCCTGGAACATTTCACGCAATCCCTCATCAAGAAACCATTGGTATGAAGAGGTTTGGATTTCAATAAGATTTGGTAATTCTAAAACTTCACTGATTCGTGCGTAACTTCTTCGTTGGCGGTGTCGTCCATACTGAACTAGTTGACCTGTCAACTGATTCACCCCTCAAATCAAGCGTTTTTATAAAACATATATTTTGGTCTTATGTAAGGACTATAGAGACCTTCCATCAGACAAAAAAGAAAAAGGGTTTTTATTTCTTAAAAACCACATTTTCACATTTTGACTATTATTTTGTCATCATTTCCGTCTAAAACCATTTTTATACCATAAAAATAAGTATTTACAGGAATAATTCGGAAATTATTATGATGGCATTTTATAATGCTAACACACTTGACAATTTCAAGTCAACTATTTTACAGCCTTAATAATAAAATAACCTTTAGACTTGTCAATAGTTTCAACTGTGGTAAATAAATCTTTTAATTTTTCAATAGCAGATGGTGCCCCTTGCTTCTTTTGGATTACAATCCAAAGCTCACCTTGAGGAACTAAATGCTCATAACTTTGCTCAAAAATATCGTGTACTGTCTTTTTACCCGCTCTGATTGGAGGGTTAGTTAAAATAGCTGCAAATTTAAATTCCTTAACATTTATCAAAGTATCACTTTCATAAATATCGACATTATGTACCGAATTTTGCACAGCATTCGCCTTTGCCAGCTCAATGGCACGTTCATTAACATCAATCATATGTACATGACGGTCCGGATAACTTTTGGCAAGCGAAAGTCCAATAGGACCATAACCACAGCCAACATCAAGAACAGGTCCTTCTACACTTGGTAATTTAAAAACATCTATTAATAAGCGGGAGCCAAAATCTACTTCCTTCTTAGAAAATACTCCGTTATCCGTTTTAAAGCGAAATAACTGATTCCTTAAGGTAAAGTCCCAAAATATCGGGTCACTTTCGACCTTTTGGGTGCGAGAATAGTAATGTTCAGACAATAAGCTCACCTCCTGAGGAGTGTTTATTAATGAGGTTACCCGAGGAAAAAATCTAATATCTAGCGGAAGCACCAAGGCGCTTCCGCTATTAAGATAGCGAAAAAAAGCCCGCTTATACAGCGAGCTTTTTTATCAGTTTATTACTTAACTTCAACGTTAGCTCCAACTTCAGCAAGTTTAGCTTTAAGTTCTTCAGCTTCTTCTTTAGATACGCCTTCTTTAACAGCTTTTGGAGTGTTGTCAACAAGATCTTTTGCTTCTTTAAGACCAAGACCTGTGATTTCACGAACAACTTTGATAACCTTGATTTTTTGATCTCCAGCGCTAGCAAGGATTACATCAAATTCAGTTTGCTCTTCAACAGCAGCAGCACCAGCTCCACCAACCATTGCTACAGGAGCAGCAGCAGTTACGCCGAATTCTTCTTCGATTGCTTTTACTAGATCGTTAAGTTCTAAAACAGTCATAGATTTAACTGCTTCAATGATTTGTTCTTTAGTCATTTTAATTTTCCTCCTTAGTTTTCATTCCGTT
This genomic stretch from Neobacillus niacini harbors:
- the rpoB gene encoding DNA-directed RNA polymerase subunit beta → MTGQLVQYGRHRQRRSYARISEVLELPNLIEIQTSSYQWFLDEGLREMFQDISPIEDFTGNLSLEFIDYSLGEPKYSVAESKERDVTYSAPLRVKVRLVNKETGEVKDQDVFMGDFPLMTETGTFVINGAERVIVSQLVRSPSVYFSGKLDKNGKKGFTATVIPNRGAWLEYETDAKDVVYVRIDRTRKLPVTVLLRALGFGSDQEIIELIGDNEYIRNTLEKDNTEGVEKALLEIYERLRPGEPPTVDNAKSLLVSRFFDPKRYDLANVGRYKINKKLHIKNRLFNQRLAESLVDPETGEIIAEKGTVLDRRNLDRIIPALEKDVNFKGFNPVGGVVEEEIILQGIKIYAPNDDGEKVINVLGNAYVAEPIKNITPADIIASISYFFNLLHGVGDTDDIDHLGNRRLRSVGELLQNQFRIGLSRMERVVRERMSIQDTATITPQQLINIRPVIASIKEFFGSSQLSQFMDQTNPLAELTHKRRLSALGPGGLTRERAGFEVRDVHYSHYGRMCPIETPEGPNIGLINSLSSFAKVNRFGFIETPYRRIDPDTGKVTGRIDYLTADEEDNYVVAQANSRLSDDGTFIDEDVVARFRGENTVVKRDRIDYMDVSPKQVVSAATACIPFLENDDSNRALMGANMQRQAVPLLQPEAPRVGTGMEYVSGKDSGAAVICKHEGIVEHVEAREVWVRRINTVDGQEVKGDLDKYKMLKFIRSNQGTCYNQRPIVAVGNHVTKGEILADGPSMELGELALGRNVLVGFVNWDGYNYEDAIIMSERLVKDDVYTSIHIEEYESESRDTKLGPEEITRDIPNVGEDALRNLDERGIIRTGAEVKDGDLLVGKVTPKGVTELTAEERLLHAIFGEKAREVRDTSLRVPHGGGGIVLDVKVFNREDGDELPPGVNQLVRVYIVQKRKIHEGDKMAGRHGNKGVISRILPEEDMPYLPDGTPIDIMLNPLGVPSRMNIGQVLELHLGMAARALGIHVASPVFDGAREEDVWGTIEEAGMANDAKTVLYDGRTGEPFDNRVSVGVMYMIKLAHMVDDKLHARSTGPYSLVTQQPLGGKAQFGGQRFGEMEVWALEAYGAAYTLQEILTVKSDDVVGRVKTYEAIVKGENVPEPGVPESFKVLIKELQSLGMDVKILSGDEKEIEMRDTEDEDDLQQVDTLNIVPETAAFESEKVGSKE
- the rplL gene encoding 50S ribosomal protein L7/L12; the encoded protein is MTKEQIIEAVKSMTVLELNDLVKAIEEEFGVTAAAPVAMVGGAGAAAVEEQTEFDVILASAGDQKIKVIKVVREITGLGLKEAKDLVDNTPKAVKEGVSKEEAEELKAKLAEVGANVEVK
- the rpoC gene encoding DNA-directed RNA polymerase subunit beta', encoding MLDVNNFEYMKIGLASPDKIRSWSFGEVKKPETINYRTLKPEKDGLFCERIFGPTKDWECHCGKYKRVRYKGVVCDRCGVEVTRAKVRRERMGHIELAAPVSHIWYFKGIPSRMGLVLDMSPRALEEIIYFASYVVTESGDTALDKKQLLSEKEYRAYREKYGNKFQAAMGAEAIKKLLSDIDLNKEVDALKEELKSAQGQRRTRAIKRLEVLEAFRNSGNEPSWMILDVLPVIPPELRPMVQLDGGRFATSDLNDLYRRVINRNNRLKRLLDLGAPSIIVQNEKRMLQEAVDALIDNGRRGRPVTGPGNRPLKSLSHMLKGKQGRFRQNLLGKRVDYSGRSVIVVGPNLKMYQCGLPKEMALELFKPFVMKELVEKGLAHNIKSAKRKIERVSPEVWDVLEDVIREHPVLLNRAPTLHRLGIQAFEPTLVEGRAIRLHPLVCTAYNADFDGDQMAVHVPLSSEAQAEARLLMLAAQNILNPKDGKPVVTPSQDMVLGNYYLTLEREGAVGEGMIFKDTNEALIAYQNGYVHLHTRVAVHAGSLGNETLTEEQNNKLLITTVGKLIFNEILPKSFPYINEPTRQNLEVETPAIYFVEKGEDVQARIKEMPLVDPFKKKILGNIIAEVFKRFKITETSKMLDRMKDLGFRYSTKAGITVGVADIVVLPEKQEILHEAQSKVDNVMKQFRRGLITEDERYDRVIAIWSAAKDTIQGKLMKSLNKTNPIFMMSDSGARGNASNFTQLAGMRGLMANPAGRIIELPIKSSFREGLTVLEYFISTHGARKGLADTALKTADSGYLTRRLVDVAQDVIVREDDCGTDRGLLIRSLKDGTEVIEGLDERLIGRYARNPIRHPETKEVLVPENGLITEDLAETIVGAGIEEVKIRSAFTCNTRHGVCKKCYGRNLATGQEVEVGEAVGIIAAQSIGEPGTQLTMRTFHTGGVAGDDITQGLPRIQEIFEARNPKGQAVISEIDGVVVGINEGRDRQHEIIVQGEIESRTYNAPYTARLKVAVNDRVERGQELTEGSIDPKELIKVKDVNAVQEYLLREVQKVYRMQGVEIGDKHVEVMVRQMMRKVRVSDAGETDVLPGTLLDIHQFTDANEKALLAGKLPATGRPVLLGITKASLETDSFLSAASFQETTRVLTDAAIKGKRDELLGLKENVIIGKLVPAGTGMQRYRKAEPVLRDTTSEETVAID
- a CDS encoding class I SAM-dependent methyltransferase, coding for MSEHYYSRTQKVESDPIFWDFTLRNQLFRFKTDNGVFSKKEVDFGSRLLIDVFKLPSVEGPVLDVGCGYGPIGLSLAKSYPDRHVHMIDVNERAIELAKANAVQNSVHNVDIYESDTLINVKEFKFAAILTNPPIRAGKKTVHDIFEQSYEHLVPQGELWIVIQKKQGAPSAIEKLKDLFTTVETIDKSKGYFIIKAVK